Genomic window (Dolosigranulum savutiense):
CAATTCATTAGGAAGCACAAAGTCTTTACGATACCACGATACACCACCTGGTAAAAATCCACTCTCTGCTTCATATTGTGTTGAAAATTCCTGATCTATACTATAATCATGTGGCAAGTCGATGACATTCCATTCCTTATCATCAAAATTAGCTTGGGACGCTTCTGTATTTTCACCTCGCTGAACACGCCAATTGGATGAGAAGAGCACTTTACGCTCATTTTCTCCAACTAGCTGAACATATTGTTCTCTGGCCTCTGAACTATTAATTCGTTTTTGTTCTGTTGATTTTTGATATTTTATCTCATCATCTACTATATTCTCTATATCAGATTCATCAGTTTTCACTTCATTAGAACTTGTCTCAACAATTGTATCAAGTTCTTCATCAGACGAGCTTTCATTATCATTATCTTCAGACACTAGTTGATTATTCTCTTCAATTTCTTCTGTCAATTTTTCTAAAGCACCCTCTGCTCCAGATTCAATTGTTTCTACTGCTTTTTCAACTGCTGATTCAATGTCAATGACCTCTTCTGGATTTGCGTCTGAAGAAACTTCTGCTAATTCTGTGTTCTCAATGGTAGGTGATTTTTCTGCCACCCCTTCATCAACATTCACTTCATCATTTACTTCTTCTGCTGATACGCTGACAGCATTCCCAGTATATAATACAATTCCCAGTGATACTGATACAAGCCCCACTGATAATTTTCTCAGAGAGTATTTCTTTTGTTTATTCCCACAATCACTATTTTTCATTTGATGATTATTCTTACTAAACATTTTCGTCCTCCTATAGTTTAAAAATTTATGTTATAAGCAATGAGTAGGTAAAGAAAGTAGTTAATAAATCCTACTCTCTCCTTACCTTACTCATTAAACTTATTCATTATCTTTTCATCTTAAATCTAATAAGTGATTAAAATTTAAATCATTCCTAATATCCATGCACTAGTACCTACTTGAATTATTGAAGTTTACCATTCTTTATTGACTTCTTTTATATTAGCCATAAATTTTCCATCTTCAATCCGGAAATTTTGCAAGGTGTAACCTTGCTCATTGGCAAAGTGACGGATGCGACGTTCCGCTTGTTCTAGACTAACAAAATGTCCGAGCGATCCATGGTGTGCAAATCCATCCGCAAAGTTAAATTCAAATCTAGCTTCAACATCACGTACGGGCTGCTCTTCCGGTTGCTCTGTCTTTGGCAATGGTTGACTAAAGTCGGCGTCAACTTCTGCTAGGAACGTTCCATTATCGAGACGGAAGTTTTGTAATATATAGCCCAGTTCATTGGCATATTGACGAATGCGACGCTCCGCTTGTTCTAAGCTAGCAAACTCACCTAATGAACCACGGTGAACCAAGCCATCTTTATTGGTGAAGGCAAAAGTAGCTTCCACTGTTTCAGGTTGGTCTTCCGGTGTTTCCTCTGGTTCAGTTGGTTGTTCCGGCTGAGGCGTGTCTTCGTTCTTGCCCGGTGTCTGACCATTTTCTTCAGTTTCAGGTGCGTCTGGTTCTGGAGTTGGAGCTGGTTCAGGTGTCACCTCTGGCTGTGCAACTTTTTCAAAGCTCAAGCTGATTTTGTATTCACCTGGTAAGCCGTTGTCTTGATGAATCAACTGGTATCCCGCTGCTTTGTACAAGCGGTTTAACGTAGCAACGAAATCAAGAGCTTTATCCCGTGAAACAAATGTTAATGTTTCAGTTGATGTTTCACCATCTAAGACCAATTCAAATTCATAATCGCCAGCGTAGATCTCTGGTTGTGGTTCAGGAGTTGGTTCATAATCGTCTGTTTGGTAAACATAGGTCAAGACAGCTTCCTTATCTGACTGTGTAAATGTAACCTCTAGACGTTTATATTCCTTCCCGTCACGTTCAATAACTTCTGGTAAGTATTGATCATACACCTTGCGAGCTTGTTCCGCTGATGGCCAGACATCTGAATCTTTGCGGTCATAGACAACTTGTTCTCCATCGAAGTCAGCGATAAGTTTGAAGTAGTCTTTAATAACTTCCTTAGGTTGTTCTTCCTCTTTACCTGGTTCTTCTGGTAAATGCGGTTCTACATCATCTTCTGAAAATTGTAATTGTTCTAACAGTCTTTCTCCAATTTCACGCGTGATAACATTATATTCTTTCAATTTTTCTTTATTAGCTAATAATTGTGCTGCAATTGGATGATCAGATGCTTCTGCAACAGTTGTGAAGAAATTATCTATATCATATTCTTCAGTAGCTTCCTCTTCCTGTTCTAGGATAAACTGAAGCTCCGCAGCTGACATAAACGTATTCTGTTGTCCACCAGCACCATACGATTCAGTAACTGTTAACTCTACATTCACCGCTGAAATTACCCGTTCAAACTCAATTTCATGAGCAGTGTGATCATCAGTCCAGCCATTAAACTCATAAACATGTTCTTTCCCATCAACATCTGTAATAGTTAATTTACCCGCTTTGAATCGACCATTCGATCCATTCTGACGAGGAACATAGTTAAATGAAGTAATATGAGTTGGCTCTCTAAAATCAAAACGAATTGGTTCACCGATACTATTCTTACCCCATGGAGAATGATAAATTGTACTCAAGTCTCCATCAAATGCATTACTTAGATCTTCTCCTTTCTGGTAAACAGCTTGTACATTTTCAATATCCTCAAAATCGGTACTTATTTTTTTCAACTGCAGTGCTTGAAGACTAGATTGAACAGCTGAAATTTTTTCTCGAGCTTCCTCGATTGAAATACTATCTTCATCTGCTGTAATTAAGTCATAAAGTGATTTTTTATAATTTTGCGCTGTTTCATCTACGTAATCTGATGTATCTTTAATTAAATTAGCTGTACTGAAGAAGTTTTCAATGAGTAATTTTCCTGTCACATCAATCTCTTCAATGCGTAAATTGTCTAACATAAAATCTTTATATGATCTGAAGTTAGCTTCATTACCACTTACACCATGTGTATTCGGTTTAGTTGTTGTTGACCAGATACCAATCCATTTCTGGTTCGACGGACTTCCCTCAATTATGAAACTTGCTTTATTAGCCTTCGAGTCATCTCCCGATTTATTCCATGAGTTAGGTAATGGAGTCATATTCAACTCCGATTTATTACGATACTCTCCATCCCCTTCTACAAAGGCATACGTTCCATCTGATCCAGCTTCATAATCAAATGTCACACGATAAGCTTTCCCTTCTTCAAATCTAAAGTTCTGAGGAATTGTCTGGTAAACTAATTTATCTCTCTGTGTTAATCCATTTGTCTTCAATGACCATTTTCCTTCGATAACATCTGGAATCACTTTATTGTTCCAATCTTGAGTATACGGTTCATTTTTTTCAGCTAAGTGAGTTCGATTGTCTTCTACGCCTTCAATATTTCCAAGGACAAATGGGAAAATTCCTTGAGCGACATCTTCAAAGTCTTGTTCAAGGACGTCTGTTTGTGATTCATGTTGTCCCCCAAACATGTTAGAACTATTCTCAACAATTCTTATATCATCAAAATATGCCGCACCTTCTCCAGCATCTTTCGATAATGTAACGGTAATATCGTCTACCTTATCACCTGTTTCAAAGAACGCATAGAGGTGTTGGAAGTAACTCTTATTATCGATAGTAGCATTTCTATTTAAAGTATTATGTGCGTATGCTTTTACATAGTTTTGAGCAATTGATCGTTCAGTATAGTTTGTTACTTCTTTCTCTCCACTACGAACAGTAATAGAGGCTTTAGCATCAGAACGATTATCTACTCCTACATAAATTGCATATTTTGTATTTGGTTTTAAGCCTTTAATTTGTTGCGTTAACGCTACTTTTTCATCGTTATCTTTGATACGTAGTACTGGATTATCTCCCTGTGTTCGGTAAACATCTGCTTTAGACGCATCACCTTCAATATCATAGTGATCTAACGAGTTACTATTAAATCCTGAATCATAAATATGCATTCCTTCTGACCAATTGATATCTGTTGGATCTTGTTCTCCCTTAGCTTCTTTATATAAGACATATGGTGTGTTAGCTTCAGCATCTATAGTGATTTGGCCATCTTCTACTGAAAGGATCTGTTCATCTTGTCGACCTAAATCAGTTAGACGATACATGTATACATTACCTGTCCATCCTTCTGGTACTGTCCAAGTCGTTTGACCTCCAGCTTTATTAAAGTGATATTGCTTTTGATCATTATCTGCCAATGGATTCCCGTCTGCATCGTTATTCCACGGAATAAGATATGCATCTTCATCATAAACTACACGATCATCCAATGTCATAATTCGTTTATGGTAACCAGGATCATCTTTATCGCCTGATTTTCGTTTAACTATGAGTTGTTGTCCTTCACCATTCTTGAGCTGAACTTCAACTTCCGGTGTCCAATGATAATTTCCATCACTATGGTTGAATAGTTGTTGATCTCCTTCGATCCATTTCATGACTTTGAAGTGTTGGATAAATCGTGTCGGAATATTTGTTTCAAATAGATTTGTCATGTACGCATTATAATCAGACCGACCTTGCCATCCTTCGAAATCTTTCATGTTGTAACCACCAAGTAGTGGATTGATTGCTGCCCCACCATAGCTTGGATAGTGTCCAACCCATGTGTCTCGCTGATGATTTCGAATGAAACGCATGATGGCACTATTAATTCCTTTACTACCTCGACCACCATAAGTTAAATCAGTTGCCCAGTGGGAGAAGGTACTGTCATATTCACCAGCATATCCCCATTCAAAGGCTGTTCTCCAATTTAAATCGGATAGTTCTCGTGATAATACGTGTGTCATCCAAGGACCATTATCTCCTGACTGACCATTTCCCCATACATCTACATAGATAAAGTCAAGACCTTTTCCTTCAACTTGTTTATCAATTAATTCAAACAATTCCTGGAATCGCTTAAATCGTTCGACTTGTTTTTCAGTATTACCAGGTGCTAGATCATATTCTGCATCTATATTAATTCCTTGATCAATCCAGTTCCAACCATAATTATAATTCCCATTACTATCTTTACGTAATCGTTCAGGTATGAAATATTTTGATTCAGGATATGTTTCGGAAGCATTCACATGAATACCAATTCTTGCTCCCCATTCACCAGCTTTTTCTAGAAGGTAACGCATATCTTCTGCGCCACCAATTCGCTTACCAATATCAGCATAATCTAAATGGCCAGAGTCATGTCCTTCACTCCCATATCCTTTAAGTAGCAATGCTTGTCCCAAATTATCCGTATGCAAAGCAACTTTTTTCAGGTTATCAAGCGACATTAAGAATGGGTTCTGTGCTTGTGATCCAAAGTTCATAACGATTCGATAGGCAAGCAAGTTCTTAACATCTTCATGCCCTTTTGGATTATTCATAATATCACGGTAAGCAATAGCGCCATCTTGCCAGTCAACTACTCCATCATTATTCTTATCATTAGCAAACACAACCTTGGCTTCGGGAAGTTCTAAAGTTCGTTCACTATAAACAATGTAACCATCTTCATCTCTATACGCACGTTGATATGTGAATGGAGATGAACCCATTCCGATATAATTATGATCTCCATAGCGATCTTTAGATATAGCTAAACGATTGTATTGTTGAAGTGTTCCATATTGAGAGTTACTCCATAATCCTGCTACAGTTTGTTTATTATGAACGAAACCGTATCCCATTGCTTCAGGAACGTCTACTAGTTGATCGTTAATATCTACATGTGTATCTCCAGATTTAGCGACATGATTTGAAATTCGCGCACCACTAAACTTAGCTCCTTCATGTTCACTAGACATTGAGATTAAATGATTTCCTGGAAATTCAATAGTTGTAATTAATTTTCTTGCATCATCAATTTTTTGTCCCGGCATAACATTATTATGGTTGGTTATATCGGTTATTTTGAAGTGAAGTTGGTTACCAGTAACTGTTAATGTTACTTTCATATCTGCATTAATAAAGTTGTCTTCATCACGTAATTTTAATGTATACGTAGCTGAGTTATCTGTTTTTTCGAACGACACATCTTCCTTGCTAATTTCAATATCATGTCCGTTAATTTTTACTGTATTGATAAAGTTCTCTTGTCCCGGAAGTGTATCTCCGTTATAAGTATAAGATTTAACTCGTGGGAAAAGTGTATCAATCTGAACATCTAATTCTTCTGAGCTAATCGTATCATAAATAGCTTGACTATCTTCAATAGACTCGCCTGGTGCCGTTTCATTTTCATCTGTAGAAACATTTTCTTGGTTTAATGTTGGAATTTGTACACGTGTGACTTCATTATTGAAACTGCCTAGTTTCAATGCGATTTGACTATTTTTTCTAAGTGATTCCATTAGTTGCTGATCCAAGTTTACAGTATCAAATATATTTTGACCATCAACAGTAGCATTCAGTTGGCCATCTGACTTCAAGCTGACACTTAACTGATGTCTGGATCCTTTCTTAGGTGCAGCCACTCGCTTCCCTTTATACCATGCATCTTGTACTGAAGAATCTGATTTATATTCATAGAACCAACCTAATTTATCGTAACCAACGAATAAGTGTTGATCTGGACCACCATGATGTAAATAAACACCAAAACGTCCATGACCTTCCTCAGACTGTTCTACAAATTCAAGATCAAAAGTGGTGCTGCCTTCACTAATAGTCATATCTGAGTCAGCTTTTTTAAATAAGGCAGGATTATTCCCATTGTTATGCTCTTGTGTTGAGGATAATTCATTAAATCTAACTCCTCCAGAAGTTGTCACTTCAATATTCCCTTTTGGAGTTGAGGTTGATTCCCACTCAAGGTATTCTTCTTCTGGCAAAAGCGTAGTTGTTTTGTCCGTATTATCTTCCGTCTGGTTTGTACCAGCATCATTATTTACTAAAGCAGCTGCTATTGCTGATTCAAATATTCGCTCGATCGTTGCGGCATCTTGTTCTTTATTAATCTCAGCTAGGGATTGTACTAATATTTCTTCTGATACATTTATATCAAATTCTTGTTTTATATGCGCCTGAATTTCTTTCACTAAATCCTGAATATTGATGCCCTCCTCATGAATAGTTGGTTGTACAACTTCTGATGAGGAGTTATTAATTGGTGTTGTATTGCTAGGAAGTTCTGGTTGAATTTCTTGGGTAGAATCTTCAATTACAGTATCTGCTACATTATGTTTTGTTTCTTCAGTTATATCTTCTTCGTTTACTCCCTTTTTCTCGATTCTATCTTCTTCAATTTTTTCTTCTTCAGAATTTATTTCCTCAGTTAATTCCTCTAGTACTTTTTCTTCTTCAGAATTTTCTGACCTGATTATTTCTTCATCTTCTATCAAATTCTCATGTGAATCTACATCCTCTTCTGAATTATCTAGATTTATTTCCGAAATAACCTCCTGCTCATCTAACTGTTCTTGATCCTCTTCTTGGATAATATTTTCTACAGAATTAGTTTCTGCATGTGCAATGTTTGAACCAGAAGCAATTAGCCAAGCTCCCACTGCAACAGATGTAACACCGATACTCAATTTTTTCAACGAATAGCGGGTAATTTTTTCTTTGCCTTTACTTTCTCTAACGTTGTAATTATTTTTTCCAACCATCTATGATTCCCCTTTTCTTTTATTGAAGGCGTTAACCGAAAGTGTTTACATCATAGATTTTACCATATGGTTATAACATGTTCAATATATATTCAAATATTTTTTTATTTAATTATTTGTGTAAATAAATTAAGTGGAAATATATTTTTTGTCCGTTTAATATATGTATAACAAAAAGTGTCCCACCCGTTATACGGTGGAACACTTTTTCTAAAATCTAACTACATTATTTTACTGTATCTTTTGGGTTATGTTCTTGGATAAAGGTTGAATGTCCAAGTGCTTCGAATTGTTTGGTAATAGAGAACCCATGCCCCATGACTTCAGAAGCACTTGTAACAACAACAAAAGCTTCGGGGTCATAACTTGTAATTAATTCTTTCATGTATGGAAATTCGCGCTCGGGAATAACACACATCAGCATTTCTTTATTACTGTCATCCACACTACTTCGAATCTGAATATTAGTGACGCCACGTTCTAAGGAGTTCATAAGATCCGAACGTACTTTCTCGGTTTCTTTTGTAATAATAAGAACATTCTTGTGTGTATTGAAGCCAACTTGAACGAGATCAATCGCAAAGGCAGTAACATAGAGGTTAATCACACCGTACATAATAACGTCAACTTCAAATGTTAGAAAGGTCAAGAGCATAATTCCGCCATCAACAATCATTGAACTCGTTCCTAGCGATAAGCCTGTATATTTGTGTATTATTTGGGCCGGAACACTGGATCCTCCCGTTGATGCTTTCGCTCGGAAAATAATCCCTAAACCAATTCCACCAACCGCTCCGCCAATAATAGTCGCTAAAAATCGATCATGTGTCACGGGCGGCCAATGACTGATCATTCCAATGAAAAACGGTAAAATCATACTCCCTAAAACCGTCTTATTCCCTGCTTCCTTGCCTAAGAAGAGATACGCTACAGCTAGTAAGGGAATATTTAGAGCATATTGTACAATATATGGATCCCACCCAAAGAGATCCAGTGTAATAATGGACACCCCGCTCGTTCCCCCGGATACAATATTATTAGGTAGCAAGAACACTTGGAAGGCCGTTGCGGTAATAAAGGCCCCCACTATAATATATAAGTAATCAATAATATCAAATTTGTATCGTTTTGCTAAGTTCAGCATATCATCATCCTTTCAATTCAATAGTACTTATTCTTCAAACTTTTGTCTATCTCACGTATAATAGAGGTATCTTAGAGAGGAAGACAATGTTCTATGTTAAATTCTAAATTATTTTTCATTATTAATCCCTATGCAACACGCGCTCATCATGCTGAAGCAAAAATTCGCCATACACTGACCCGCTATTCGGCTATTGATTTCGCGTTAGGGCATCTGCGGGATAATTGTTCGGTGAGTACCCTTATAACAAAGTGGCTTCCTGAATTACGTCAGGGCGGTATCGTCGTAGCTGTCGGTGGCGACGGAACAATCAGCACAATTGTTAATCAATTAAAAAAATATAAATTAGATAATCCAGTAGGGGTCTTGCCCGCTGGATCGGGTAATGATTTTGCACGAAGTCATCAATTGCCGCTAGGTGTTCAACCGGGTCTCAGTTATCTCATTCATCATAGCCAGCCAACTGCTTTAGATTGTCTTCGCATAAAGTCTGCTTCAGCTGTTCATTATGCTGTCAATAGCTGTGGCGTTGGCATCGATGGACGAGTTATTCACGAATTATCAGCACCCGATCCTACTAAATCATTCGGTCAACTTGCTTACCTTAAAAGTGGTATTGAAAGTCTCTTTCATCAACAAGCTTTCGATGTAGCAGTTACTGTAGATGGGCAAACATTCCCTATCGAACAGACCTTACTGCTTGTTATCGCCAATCATGGAGCATTCGGCGGAGGCATCCCTATCTTACCCCAAGCTGATCCAACTGATGGTTTGATTGATATTTTATATACGTCTCGTCTACATGCCTTGGACCTTTTACAAGTTGTCCCACAACTCTTACTCGGAAAACATCTGAGCCATCCCAAGGTCCACAGCTTACGTGGTCACACAATCCAGTTGACCATCAAGCAACCTGAATTTATGCAAGCTGACGGAGAACCGATGGGCGAAGCGGAATGGCAAGTAACTTGCCAATTAACAAAACAGATGTATTTATTGTAGCATATTTTTAGTTGTCGTTATACAGTTATTGATAATAGCTAAACATTACTCGGCGTCAACCCTTCCATACCAATCATTGGATCTATACGACCAGATTGAATAAGTTGTGGGGTGAGACGCCATTGTTCGGTTGTGTCTTCAGGAGGATGCTCTGTAAGAGACTGGTCCTCTGATTGCTTGGTGGTAGATTGAATAGTCGCTACCTGTTCTGTATCCGTTAACAAGAACGGTTTTAGCGTAGTTTGACGCTGCAAATTATCAGTTGCAACACATTGTTCATATGCCTTGCGTTGCCCACACAGAATTAAAAACTGACTCGCTCGAGTAACTGCTGTATAGAGCAAGTCCTTGCGTAACATCCGATGAAAAGCTCCTACCAGAGGCAAGATGACCATCTTATATTCACTACCTTGTGCCTTATGAATCGAACAGCAGTAAGCCAATGTAATTTTAGTCCATTCACTTCTTGGATAGCTCACTTCATTCCCGTCAAAGTCAATCACTAGTTCATCTGTATTTAATTCCGATTCCTGCTTAGGAATAATCCCTACAATATAGCCAATATCTCCATTAAAAATACCCAACTCTGCTTCATTCACTAAATGCAGTACTTTATCTCCGACCCGGTAGACTTTATCGATAAAGGAGACCTCTTTTTGCTCTGGTATTTTTGGATTAAAGATCGCTTGCAAGGACTGATTCAACTTATCAATCCCCGCATCTCCTCGATACATAGGTGCCAGCACTTGTATATCTTCAACGCTATAACCTTTTGCAAGGGCGCGTTTAACCACTTTTTCGACCAATTGACGTGCATTATGAGGTCCACATGCTAAAAAACTTCGATCATTTTTGGGATCAGTGAAGTCAACAGGCAATCTTCCTTGCTTAATGCTGTGAGCTAGTGGAATAATGGAAGATTCGTCGCCTTGACGATAAATATCGATTAGCTCTACTTGTGGAACTTGGCCACTATCAATTAAATCACGCAAGACTTGTCCCGGACCGACAGATGGCAATTGATCCTTATCCCCTACTAAAATCACTTGCATGCCAGCTGGAATAGACTTAAATAACTGATTAGCTAACCATGTATCCACCATCGACATTTCATCAATAATAAGCAATTGCCCCTTCAGTTCAGCTGCTTCATAAGAGGACTCTCTCTCTTCACGATCAACCCCTAACCCTAACAACCGATGAATAGTAGAGGCCGGCAGTCCCGTAGCTTCAGCCATCTGTTTCGCCGCTCGACCAGTAGGAGCTGCCATCAGAATAGGAAAATGATCATCTGTGTAATCATTAGGATCTAGAGAAAGATCATGCAACTGAGAAAAAATCGTCACAATTCCGTCTAGAACAGTTGTTTTCCCTGTTCCTGGACCTCCTGTTAGAATAAAGACTGACTCATTCAATGCTGTATGAATCGCTTGTCGTTGGGACTCACCATATTGAATACCTAGCGAGGCTTGAACCTTCTCGATATGTTGACTAATGACCTGCTCACTGAAATTATTCTGGACAGGTTGACGCGACAATAAGTGTTCAATAGACTGAACAATTCCCCATTCTGCTGCAAATAAAGAAGGAACGTAGAAGCGCGCTTCATCAGCAATAATCGCTTGTGATTCCACGAGAGCTGCTAAGTTCTCTTCAACTAAATGTGGCTCAATAATATACGGACGACTGCTCTCCAGTGTATCTAATGTCTCTGTCAATAACTGCTCAGCCTCTAAATACGTATGACCACCACTTAAGCATTGATTATATAAGACAAAATAAATCGCCGCTTGAATCCGACTGGGCGCTTCTTCTGAAATCTCTAATTCACTGGCAATATGATCTGCCTTATTGAACCCAATTCCCTCAATATCAACTGCTAACTGATATGGATTTGTCTGAAGCTGCTCCAAGGTCTCATCACGATACATCGCATAAATCTTATAGGCCAATTGATTAGCAATTCCATACTCATTCAACTTCAAGATGACTTGTTGCAAGCCCCGTTCAGCAGTAATCACTTCAGCAATCGTATCACGCTTAGCCTGATTGAGCCGAGGAACTTGTTTTAACAACTCTTTGTCAGCTAAAATACGATCTAAACAATCTAATCCTAACGTGTCTACAATCCGTTCAGCTGTCACTTGGCCGATTCCTTTAAACCGTGAGCTTGATAAATACTGGATAATAGCTTCTTTCGAAGAAGGTTGTTGTACCTTATAACGATCAACTTTCAACTGAATCCCGTATTTAGGATGATCGACAAGCGTGCCATAAAATTCATATGATTGTCCCTCTTGAATTCGGCCGACATTCCCGACAACAACGATCTCATCATCATCGTAATCAAGATTCGTCTCCTCAATCCCTACTAACATCACTTTATAAAAATTCGAGGGATTCGAAAAAAAGATCGCTTTTACGTCTCCTTTAACATATAACTCCACGCTCCTCCTCCTTTCATCTCATCTTTATTGTAACAGACTTTACGCCTGATTCGCTACCTTTGACACCATTTTTCTTTTTTTACTCATATGACTAATTATTCAACTCTTTACGGCCAAAATAAAAAAGCCCTGCCTTTGCAAGGCTCCCCTTACTTTTATCGCTAATCTTCGCCGTCTTGATAATATCTAGTAAAGTAAATTAGACTTTGAAGTTCATTTGTTAAGTCTACGCTATGCACACGAACATTCTCAGGAACAGTTAAGCGGCGTGGGGTGAAGTTCAAGATCCCTTGAATGCCCGCATCCACTAACTTATTAGTAATATCT
Coding sequences:
- a CDS encoding endo-alpha-N-acetylgalactosaminidase family protein, encoding MVGKNNYNVRESKGKEKITRYSLKKLSIGVTSVAVGAWLIASGSNIAHAETNSVENIIQEEDQEQLDEQEVISEINLDNSEEDVDSHENLIEDEEIIRSENSEEEKVLEELTEEINSEEEKIEEDRIEKKGVNEEDITEETKHNVADTVIEDSTQEIQPELPSNTTPINNSSSEVVQPTIHEEGINIQDLVKEIQAHIKQEFDINVSEEILVQSLAEINKEQDAATIERIFESAIAAALVNNDAGTNQTEDNTDKTTTLLPEEEYLEWESTSTPKGNIEVTTSGGVRFNELSSTQEHNNGNNPALFKKADSDMTISEGSTTFDLEFVEQSEEGHGRFGVYLHHGGPDQHLFVGYDKLGWFYEYKSDSSVQDAWYKGKRVAAPKKGSRHQLSVSLKSDGQLNATVDGQNIFDTVNLDQQLMESLRKNSQIALKLGSFNNEVTRVQIPTLNQENVSTDENETAPGESIEDSQAIYDTISSEELDVQIDTLFPRVKSYTYNGDTLPGQENFINTVKINGHDIEISKEDVSFEKTDNSATYTLKLRDEDNFINADMKVTLTVTGNQLHFKITDITNHNNVMPGQKIDDARKLITTIEFPGNHLISMSSEHEGAKFSGARISNHVAKSGDTHVDINDQLVDVPEAMGYGFVHNKQTVAGLWSNSQYGTLQQYNRLAISKDRYGDHNYIGMGSSPFTYQRAYRDEDGYIVYSERTLELPEAKVVFANDKNNDGVVDWQDGAIAYRDIMNNPKGHEDVKNLLAYRIVMNFGSQAQNPFLMSLDNLKKVALHTDNLGQALLLKGYGSEGHDSGHLDYADIGKRIGGAEDMRYLLEKAGEWGARIGIHVNASETYPESKYFIPERLRKDSNGNYNYGWNWIDQGINIDAEYDLAPGNTEKQVERFKRFQELFELIDKQVEGKGLDFIYVDVWGNGQSGDNGPWMTHVLSRELSDLNWRTAFEWGYAGEYDSTFSHWATDLTYGGRGSKGINSAIMRFIRNHQRDTWVGHYPSYGGAAINPLLGGYNMKDFEGWQGRSDYNAYMTNLFETNIPTRFIQHFKVMKWIEGDQQLFNHSDGNYHWTPEVEVQLKNGEGQQLIVKRKSGDKDDPGYHKRIMTLDDRVVYDEDAYLIPWNNDADGNPLADNDQKQYHFNKAGGQTTWTVPEGWTGNVYMYRLTDLGRQDEQILSVEDGQITIDAEANTPYVLYKEAKGEQDPTDINWSEGMHIYDSGFNSNSLDHYDIEGDASKADVYRTQGDNPVLRIKDNDEKVALTQQIKGLKPNTKYAIYVGVDNRSDAKASITVRSGEKEVTNYTERSIAQNYVKAYAHNTLNRNATIDNKSYFQHLYAFFETGDKVDDITVTLSKDAGEGAAYFDDIRIVENSSNMFGGQHESQTDVLEQDFEDVAQGIFPFVLGNIEGVEDNRTHLAEKNEPYTQDWNNKVIPDVIEGKWSLKTNGLTQRDKLVYQTIPQNFRFEEGKAYRVTFDYEAGSDGTYAFVEGDGEYRNKSELNMTPLPNSWNKSGDDSKANKASFIIEGSPSNQKWIGIWSTTTKPNTHGVSGNEANFRSYKDFMLDNLRIEEIDVTGKLLIENFFSTANLIKDTSDYVDETAQNYKKSLYDLITADEDSISIEEAREKISAVQSSLQALQLKKISTDFEDIENVQAVYQKGEDLSNAFDGDLSTIYHSPWGKNSIGEPIRFDFREPTHITSFNYVPRQNGSNGRFKAGKLTITDVDGKEHVYEFNGWTDDHTAHEIEFERVISAVNVELTVTESYGAGGQQNTFMSAAELQFILEQEEEATEEYDIDNFFTTVAEASDHPIAAQLLANKEKLKEYNVITREIGERLLEQLQFSEDDVEPHLPEEPGKEEEQPKEVIKDYFKLIADFDGEQVVYDRKDSDVWPSAEQARKVYDQYLPEVIERDGKEYKRLEVTFTQSDKEAVLTYVYQTDDYEPTPEPQPEIYAGDYEFELVLDGETSTETLTFVSRDKALDFVATLNRLYKAAGYQLIHQDNGLPGEYKISLSFEKVAQPEVTPEPAPTPEPDAPETEENGQTPGKNEDTPQPEQPTEPEETPEDQPETVEATFAFTNKDGLVHRGSLGEFASLEQAERRIRQYANELGYILQNFRLDNGTFLAEVDADFSQPLPKTEQPEEQPVRDVEARFEFNFADGFAHHGSLGHFVSLEQAERRIRHFANEQGYTLQNFRIEDGKFMANIKEVNKEW
- a CDS encoding YitT family protein, yielding MLNLAKRYKFDIIDYLYIIVGAFITATAFQVFLLPNNIVSGGTSGVSIITLDLFGWDPYIVQYALNIPLLAVAYLFLGKEAGNKTVLGSMILPFFIGMISHWPPVTHDRFLATIIGGAVGGIGLGIIFRAKASTGGSSVPAQIIHKYTGLSLGTSSMIVDGGIMLLTFLTFEVDVIMYGVINLYVTAFAIDLVQVGFNTHKNVLIITKETEKVRSDLMNSLERGVTNIQIRSSVDDSNKEMLMCVIPEREFPYMKELITSYDPEAFVVVTSASEVMGHGFSITKQFEALGHSTFIQEHNPKDTVK
- a CDS encoding diacylglycerol kinase family protein gives rise to the protein MLNSKLFFIINPYATRAHHAEAKIRHTLTRYSAIDFALGHLRDNCSVSTLITKWLPELRQGGIVVAVGGDGTISTIVNQLKKYKLDNPVGVLPAGSGNDFARSHQLPLGVQPGLSYLIHHSQPTALDCLRIKSASAVHYAVNSCGVGIDGRVIHELSAPDPTKSFGQLAYLKSGIESLFHQQAFDVAVTVDGQTFPIEQTLLLVIANHGAFGGGIPILPQADPTDGLIDILYTSRLHALDLLQVVPQLLLGKHLSHPKVHSLRGHTIQLTIKQPEFMQADGEPMGEAEWQVTCQLTKQMYLL